From a single Prosthecobacter algae genomic region:
- a CDS encoding N-acetylmuramoyl-L-alanine amidase, producing MPAPFRTVRSLALALTTLAFATAQADVNAPEEGKPGFIGRVLNFGKKKEEAPPPPPPAPVVVEKPKPATPGPKPKVTTIKPKSGSSSSKSSGTAAKKTTPAKKSTPAPAVAKKTETPAAKPATEEKAMAGKDNDSDGEFGHAKDDDKPEETKPTAPTAPARPEVATKLPSNSGWQIVKINGRDYITGESMHLFYRFSSYKVEGKHVWFRSNNLILKGTIGSQELLINNIKFILSYPVQESGGRALFSRIDLCKLIDPVLRPTYITDAEPFDTVVVDAGHGGHDAGARGIYGYEKDFALKMAEVLKRELTRRGFKVIMTRSTDTFISLSGRVAVANATPNSIFLSLHFNSGPNSVASGIETFALTPQGSSASLERGGGYNAGGLTGNSHDSANIALATAVHAMVISKFKFVDRGIKRAQWSVLTGCKRPGILFEGGFVTNGNECRLIASDTYRQSVTSAIADAVVNYRTALRGAMTRSR from the coding sequence ATGCCTGCACCTTTCCGAACTGTCCGCTCTCTGGCTCTGGCGCTGACGACCCTCGCCTTTGCCACTGCCCAGGCTGATGTGAATGCGCCTGAAGAAGGCAAGCCGGGCTTCATCGGACGAGTGCTGAACTTTGGGAAAAAGAAGGAAGAAGCACCGCCGCCGCCTCCCCCTGCACCTGTGGTGGTGGAGAAGCCGAAGCCTGCCACCCCCGGCCCAAAGCCAAAGGTGACCACCATCAAGCCAAAGTCTGGCAGCAGCAGTTCCAAGTCATCCGGCACGGCTGCCAAAAAGACCACCCCGGCAAAGAAATCCACCCCAGCTCCTGCGGTGGCCAAAAAGACTGAGACGCCAGCCGCCAAGCCAGCGACTGAGGAAAAGGCGATGGCGGGCAAAGATAACGACAGCGATGGCGAATTCGGCCATGCCAAGGATGACGACAAGCCTGAAGAGACCAAGCCGACAGCCCCCACAGCCCCGGCCCGCCCGGAGGTGGCGACCAAGCTGCCTTCCAACTCGGGCTGGCAGATTGTGAAGATCAATGGCCGTGACTACATCACGGGCGAGAGCATGCATCTTTTCTACCGTTTCAGTTCCTACAAGGTTGAAGGCAAACATGTGTGGTTCCGCTCGAACAACCTCATTCTAAAGGGCACCATCGGCAGTCAGGAACTGCTGATCAACAACATCAAATTCATCCTCAGCTATCCGGTGCAGGAATCCGGAGGTCGTGCCCTGTTTTCCCGGATTGACCTGTGCAAGCTGATTGATCCCGTCCTACGGCCTACCTACATCACGGATGCAGAGCCCTTTGACACCGTGGTGGTGGATGCCGGACATGGCGGCCATGATGCCGGTGCGCGTGGCATTTATGGTTATGAAAAGGACTTTGCCCTGAAAATGGCCGAGGTGCTGAAACGGGAGCTGACCCGGCGCGGATTTAAAGTGATCATGACTCGCAGCACCGATACTTTTATTTCTCTGAGCGGGCGTGTGGCGGTGGCCAATGCGACGCCCAACAGCATTTTCCTGAGCCTGCATTTCAACTCGGGGCCTAACAGTGTGGCCAGCGGGATCGAGACCTTTGCCCTCACACCTCAAGGTAGCTCGGCCAGCCTGGAGCGTGGTGGCGGCTACAATGCGGGCGGGCTGACTGGGAATTCCCATGATTCTGCCAATATCGCTCTGGCGACGGCGGTGCATGCGATGGTGATCAGCAAGTTCAAGTTCGTTGACCGCGGCATCAAGCGTGCCCAATGGAGTGTGCTGACGGGCTGCAAGCGCCCTGGGATTCTTTTTGAAGGCGGCTTTGTGACCAATGGCAATGAGTGCCGCCTTATCGCCTCGGACACCTATCGTCAGTCCGTCACGAGTGCCATCGCTGATGCGGTGGTGAACTACCGCACCGCCCTGCGGGGCGCGATGACGCGGTCCCGATAA
- a CDS encoding PVC-type heme-binding CxxCH protein: MLLKDTPALLLFFLTASLSVQSADLPPDKGEKIPPEGLRETVVKRAANLPEAPAHALPDGFVLSTVAAAPLVTHPIMGCVDDQGRLYIGDAVGVNWNKAQLEKNPPNRVLLLEDEDRDGVYDRSTVFADKMTFPQGAAWLDGSLYVCSPPGLWKLTDKDKDGVAEEREMIVSGFDYTGNAADVHGPKVHPNGRLYWCHGRKGHAAAGKDGKVVHEGKASGIWSCKPDGSDVQWHSLGCADNPTGLAFTPKGDILGTCNLYYSNPRGDTLMHWLYGGVYERADQMQAIAGLPRTLDTMPVVHNFGHVAVSGCAFASIEGQRAGQEALQLYVTHFNTQRLVRMELTPSGSTFKATENEFLKISHPDVHLTDVIEDRDGSLLVLNTGGWFRIGCPSSLMAKPDMLGSVYRIRGTKKGVVASNETVLPKLQVADLKSRDLRVRRQALEWLAQSDKHDLSAEELIAVLGDLPDPALEHAAILACSRVLHLESGAKTFLRSAILRHEAARKIGAAKLSAEAKAGLEAKEGRFASPEFLARVLKVADLCGVKDEVFQTLVIRGAVHPEAALFKTAMGMAARDSELTRQVIGKLAGQLPAKDAGVTEKKLSVLVSQIEVFIPSALGEPAARELLTQMLVSYEDLLRQCALRLLAGQTSWVTHEAWLEPLSQRLATAPTPLLLDAIKKQKSPYFDASLQALAANEKLPVSIRLKAVDAARNVKLTGDVFEMVKGVLADAASSPAARIQAAGMMAAAPLTKEQLIAVAPLLASVGPVELKSLLPLARKTKDADAGRVLAGEIAKNPSIGSQQESLYRTAFSDHSPEVFETILHPAYEKATVAMEAKKRQLGPLAERVAEKGRVTEGRKHFELGKGTCIACHKIGAVGRALGPDLSKIGAIRTERDLLESILFPSNTLARDYEAHIIETRDGQSTLGVIRSHTAEGLLLMDVAGQEKTVAHDLIISDTTLTTSLMPMGLDATLPEQELLDLVAYLLSLK; encoded by the coding sequence ATGTTGCTCAAGGACACTCCCGCCCTCCTGCTGTTTTTTTTGACGGCCAGTCTGTCTGTCCAGTCGGCTGACCTGCCGCCTGATAAGGGGGAGAAAATCCCGCCTGAGGGGCTGCGTGAGACGGTGGTGAAGCGGGCTGCCAATCTGCCCGAAGCGCCTGCCCATGCGTTGCCGGATGGGTTTGTCCTCAGCACGGTCGCAGCGGCTCCTTTGGTCACGCATCCCATCATGGGCTGTGTGGACGACCAGGGTCGCCTTTACATCGGGGATGCCGTGGGGGTGAACTGGAACAAGGCGCAACTGGAGAAGAATCCGCCCAACCGGGTTTTGCTGCTGGAGGATGAGGACCGAGACGGTGTGTATGACCGGAGCACGGTCTTTGCGGACAAGATGACTTTCCCCCAAGGCGCGGCCTGGCTGGATGGCAGCCTGTATGTGTGCAGCCCTCCGGGCCTGTGGAAGCTGACGGACAAAGATAAGGATGGGGTGGCCGAAGAGCGGGAGATGATCGTCAGCGGCTTTGACTACACGGGAAATGCGGCCGATGTGCATGGCCCGAAGGTGCATCCCAACGGTCGCCTTTACTGGTGCCACGGGCGCAAAGGACATGCGGCTGCTGGCAAGGATGGCAAGGTGGTGCATGAGGGCAAGGCCAGCGGCATCTGGTCCTGCAAGCCTGATGGCAGCGATGTGCAATGGCACTCGCTGGGCTGCGCTGACAATCCGACGGGGCTGGCCTTCACCCCGAAGGGGGACATCCTGGGCACCTGCAATCTCTACTACAGCAATCCGCGCGGAGACACCCTGATGCACTGGCTCTATGGCGGCGTGTATGAGCGGGCGGACCAGATGCAGGCCATTGCCGGACTGCCGCGCACGCTGGACACCATGCCCGTGGTCCATAACTTTGGCCACGTGGCGGTGAGCGGTTGCGCTTTTGCCTCTATCGAAGGGCAACGAGCCGGCCAGGAGGCCCTGCAACTGTATGTGACGCATTTCAACACGCAGCGCCTTGTCCGTATGGAACTGACCCCCAGCGGCTCCACTTTCAAGGCGACGGAGAATGAATTTCTCAAGATCAGCCATCCGGACGTGCATCTCACCGATGTGATCGAAGACCGCGACGGATCGCTGCTGGTCCTCAATACAGGGGGCTGGTTTCGCATCGGCTGTCCATCGTCGCTGATGGCAAAGCCGGACATGCTAGGCAGCGTTTATCGGATCCGTGGGACGAAGAAGGGCGTCGTGGCATCGAATGAAACGGTGCTGCCCAAACTGCAGGTGGCGGATCTGAAATCGCGGGATCTGCGGGTGCGGCGTCAGGCGCTGGAATGGCTGGCCCAATCTGACAAGCACGATCTCTCTGCGGAGGAGCTGATTGCCGTGCTTGGAGATTTGCCAGATCCCGCTTTGGAACATGCGGCCATCTTGGCTTGCTCTCGGGTGCTGCACCTGGAATCGGGTGCGAAGACCTTTCTCCGCAGTGCCATTCTGCGTCATGAGGCAGCACGGAAGATCGGTGCTGCCAAACTGAGTGCCGAGGCCAAGGCGGGCCTTGAAGCCAAGGAGGGACGCTTTGCCAGTCCTGAGTTTTTGGCGCGTGTGCTGAAGGTCGCCGACCTTTGCGGGGTGAAGGATGAGGTGTTCCAAACACTCGTCATCCGGGGGGCGGTTCACCCTGAAGCGGCCCTTTTTAAAACAGCCATGGGCATGGCCGCCCGTGATTCTGAGCTGACCCGTCAGGTGATCGGCAAGCTGGCCGGGCAACTGCCTGCCAAGGATGCCGGAGTCACTGAGAAAAAGCTTTCGGTTCTGGTTTCTCAAATTGAGGTTTTCATTCCTAGTGCCCTGGGCGAACCGGCGGCTCGGGAACTGCTGACACAGATGCTGGTTTCTTATGAGGATCTTTTGCGGCAGTGCGCTTTGCGCCTTCTGGCGGGCCAGACTTCCTGGGTGACCCATGAGGCCTGGCTGGAACCTTTGAGCCAGCGTTTAGCCACGGCACCGACGCCACTGTTGCTGGATGCGATCAAGAAGCAGAAGTCACCTTACTTTGATGCTTCTTTGCAGGCCTTGGCGGCGAATGAGAAACTGCCCGTCTCCATCCGGCTGAAGGCGGTGGATGCAGCGCGGAATGTGAAGCTCACGGGAGACGTGTTTGAAATGGTGAAGGGGGTGCTGGCGGATGCGGCCTCTTCTCCGGCAGCACGGATTCAGGCGGCAGGAATGATGGCGGCTGCACCTTTGACGAAGGAGCAACTGATCGCTGTAGCTCCGCTGCTGGCATCGGTGGGACCGGTGGAACTCAAGTCGCTGCTGCCTTTGGCGCGGAAGACGAAGGATGCGGACGCCGGGCGGGTGCTGGCGGGAGAGATTGCCAAGAACCCCTCCATCGGCAGTCAGCAGGAAAGCCTTTATCGCACAGCTTTCAGTGATCACTCACCGGAGGTCTTTGAGACCATTTTGCATCCGGCATATGAGAAGGCTACGGTGGCGATGGAGGCCAAGAAACGCCAACTGGGACCGCTGGCAGAGCGAGTGGCTGAAAAGGGACGGGTGACAGAGGGACGGAAACACTTTGAGTTAGGCAAGGGCACCTGCATTGCCTGCCACAAGATCGGGGCAGTGGGGCGGGCGCTGGGGCCGGACCTGTCCAAGATCGGCGCCATCCGCACAGAGCGGGATTTGCTGGAGAGCATTCTTTTCCCGAGCAACACCCTGGCCAGGGACTATGAGGCACACATCATCGAGACCCGCGATGGGCAGAGTACACTGGGGGTGATTCGCAGTCACACTGCCGAAGGTCTGCTGCTCATGGATGTGGCTGGGCAGGAGAAGACCGTGGCGCATGACCTCATCATTTCCGACACGACTTTGACGACGAGCCTGATGCCGATGGGGCTGGATGCGACCCTGCCCGAGCAGGAGCTTTTGGATCTGGTGGCCTATTTGCTCAGCCTGAAGTGA
- the hflK gene encoding FtsH protease activity modulator HflK, with protein sequence MAASRPPSLPFPNPSNLRINPGRILLGVLALLVAIGALTSFYQVPANSVGVVQRFGKYLDTTPPGLNFKLPFGVDRVTQVETLRQLKLEFGYETPGATNEYQFNPDYNERENEKNMVTGDLNAAVVEWVVQFHIEEARDYVFNFLEPQATLRDMSEAVMREVIGDRSIDEVLTVGRQEIEVKALERLQVIVHALKMGIRIDQIQLGNVNPPAEVKDSFDEVNRAQQQKESSINQANGEYNRVIPEARGLAEQSITQSEGYAAQRVNEAEGDASRFTALLTEYQKAPEVTKKRIYLETLGEVLPTIPGKIIVDDRVPQFLPLMHLQQNQPATTPARPER encoded by the coding sequence ATGGCTGCTTCCAGACCTCCCAGTCTCCCGTTCCCGAATCCTTCGAATCTCAGGATCAATCCAGGCCGCATTTTGCTGGGCGTGCTGGCCCTGCTAGTCGCCATTGGGGCGCTGACGAGCTTTTATCAAGTGCCTGCCAACTCGGTGGGGGTGGTGCAGAGATTTGGCAAGTATCTGGATACGACGCCGCCAGGATTGAATTTTAAGCTGCCCTTCGGTGTGGACAGGGTCACGCAGGTGGAGACACTCCGCCAGTTGAAGCTGGAATTTGGCTATGAGACACCGGGTGCCACGAACGAATACCAGTTCAATCCAGACTATAACGAGCGTGAGAATGAAAAGAACATGGTCACGGGGGATCTGAATGCGGCCGTGGTGGAGTGGGTGGTGCAGTTTCACATCGAAGAAGCACGGGATTACGTCTTCAATTTCCTGGAGCCGCAGGCGACGCTGCGTGACATGTCAGAGGCGGTGATGCGGGAGGTCATTGGTGACCGTTCGATCGATGAGGTGCTGACTGTTGGGCGTCAGGAGATCGAAGTGAAGGCTTTGGAGCGTCTGCAAGTCATTGTACATGCGCTGAAAATGGGCATCCGCATTGACCAGATCCAGCTTGGCAATGTGAATCCGCCTGCGGAAGTGAAGGACAGCTTTGACGAGGTGAACCGGGCCCAGCAGCAGAAGGAATCTTCGATCAACCAGGCGAATGGTGAATACAATCGCGTGATCCCTGAGGCCCGAGGTCTGGCGGAGCAGAGCATCACCCAGTCTGAAGGTTATGCCGCCCAGAGGGTGAATGAAGCTGAAGGGGACGCCTCAAGATTCACAGCGCTGCTGACCGAATATCAAAAGGCCCCCGAGGTGACGAAGAAGCGCATTTACCTGGAAACACTGGGCGAGGTGCTGCCGACCATCCCTGGCAAGATCATCGTGGATGACCGTGTGCCGCAGTTTCTTCCTCTCATGCATCTGCAGCAGAACCAGCCTGCCACAACCCCTGCCCGCCCTGAACGATGA
- the hflC gene encoding protease modulator HflC gives MKPFFSLLILIALFALYVLGTASLYTVSETEQVIITQFGKPVGEAVTEAGLHVKVPFIQKVNRFEKRIVEWDGPPANMPTRDKVYIVVDNFARWRITDPRVFYENLRDERGAQSRLTDILGSETRNVIAKHDFIEAVRSTKDRKVARDANVGTSIADARIGNLPPITKGRSELEKEIFMNAKTKIQDFGIELMDLRFKRINYNESVSQTIYQRMKSERTQIAERFKSEGAGEAAKILGQRERDLKLIQSEAYRKVQEIEGAADAKATEIYAKAYDATPQARELFEFLKTMEAYKKVLTPDTSLVLSTDSDFLRYLKSSEKPVPAAPAAGAATGAAGDDPLQRLPTLLDVANPR, from the coding sequence ATGAAACCTTTCTTTTCACTTCTCATTCTCATCGCCCTCTTTGCGCTTTATGTGCTGGGGACGGCCAGCCTCTATACCGTCAGCGAGACGGAGCAGGTCATCATCACTCAGTTTGGCAAGCCTGTGGGCGAAGCGGTGACTGAAGCCGGGCTGCATGTGAAGGTTCCCTTCATCCAGAAGGTGAACCGTTTTGAAAAACGCATCGTCGAATGGGACGGCCCGCCTGCGAACATGCCCACGAGGGACAAGGTTTACATCGTGGTGGACAATTTTGCCCGCTGGCGCATCACGGATCCTCGTGTGTTTTATGAGAATCTGCGGGACGAACGTGGTGCCCAATCTCGCCTCACGGACATCCTGGGCAGCGAGACCCGCAATGTCATTGCCAAGCACGACTTCATCGAGGCGGTGCGTTCGACAAAAGACCGTAAAGTGGCCCGTGATGCAAATGTGGGAACCTCTATCGCGGATGCACGCATCGGCAACCTGCCTCCTATCACGAAGGGGAGATCGGAACTGGAGAAGGAGATTTTCATGAACGCCAAAACCAAGATCCAGGATTTTGGCATTGAGCTGATGGACCTCCGCTTCAAGCGCATCAATTACAATGAATCCGTCAGCCAAACCATCTATCAACGGATGAAGAGCGAACGAACCCAGATTGCGGAACGATTCAAATCCGAAGGGGCAGGGGAGGCGGCCAAGATTCTGGGCCAGCGCGAGCGTGACCTAAAGCTGATCCAGTCCGAAGCCTATCGCAAGGTACAGGAGATTGAAGGGGCCGCAGATGCCAAGGCCACGGAGATTTATGCCAAGGCCTATGACGCGACGCCGCAGGCACGGGAGCTGTTTGAATTTCTCAAAACGATGGAGGCCTATAAAAAAGTGCTGACACCGGACACGAGCTTGGTCCTGAGCACGGACAGTGATTTCCTGCGTTATCTGAAATCGTCTGAAAAACCGGTGCCGGCTGCCCCGGCAGCAGGGGCTGCGACTGGTGCAGCGGGGGATGATCCTCTCCAGCGGCTGCCGACACTTTTGGACGTGGCCAACCCTCGCTAA